The nucleotide window GATCGTGGCCACCGAGGAGTTCTCCCTCAACCGCTTCGGAGGCGACAAGGCGAAGGCCGACGCCGTCTACGCAGGCATTGACCCGCTGACGGCCGAGGACATCGCCGAGTGCCTCGTGTGGGCGCTTGAGCGGCCCGCGCACGTCAACATCGACTCGATGATCGTGCGCCCGCGCGCCCAGGCCACCAACACCCTCGTCGCCCGTCGCTGAGGCGGGGGTGTCGCTGCGGCGGGTGTGTCGAGAACGACTCCCCGCCGCGGCGCCCGAGGCTGGCCCGTCCTCACCGCCCTGGCTACACTCGGCGGCATCCAGGCACTGACCCGGCCGGGCGCTCACGCACCCGGGTATCACCGGTGAGCCTCCCGGAAGAACAGGTCGGCCCCACCCGGGGCGGGCCCCAGTAGAACCAGGCGGGTGGGGCCCGCATAGCCCCCAACGAGCGGCCCCGCGCCGTCGTGGCCAGCAAGCCTGGCTACGGCACCACAGGGCAAGCGAGGTGGTACCGCGGCGCGGCGCCAAGGCCCTCACCAGGGGCACCGGCCCGCTGTCGTCCTCGTGAACCCAGGCAGTCACGAGCAAGACGCGAGGCGGACCCGATGGCCGACACCACCGACAACACCCCCGGCACCCACACCGGTGCTTCTTTCTACCCCCTGCACCGTCCCGGCCAGCAGGTTGACCCCGCACCCTCCTTCCCAGCAATCGAGGAAGAGATCCTGGCCTACTGGAAGGCGGACAGCACCTTCCAGGCCTCCATCGACGCCCGCCCCGCCCACAACCCCGACGGCACCCCCAACGAGTTCGTCTTCTACGACGGCCCACCCTTTGCCAACGGCCTGCCCCACTACGGGCACCTGCTGACCGGCTACGTTAAGGACGCCGTCGGCCGCTATCAGACTCAGCAGGGCCGCCGCGTAGAGCGCCGCTTCGGTTGGGACACCCACGGGCTGCCCGCCGAGCTGGAGGCCCAGCGGCTGCTGGGCATCGAGGACGTCTCGGAGATCACCCGCCCCGGTGGAATCGGCATCGGTGCCTTCAACGAGGAGTGCTGCACCTCCGTTCTGCGCTACACCAAGGAATGGGAGGACTATGTCACCCGTCAGGCCCGCTGGGTGGACTTTGAGGGTGACTACAAGACCCTGGACCCCGACTACATGGAGTCCGTCATCTGGGCCTTCAAAACCCTCTACGACAAGGGCCTGGCCTACCAGGGCTACCGGGTGCTGCCCTACTGCTGGCACGACCGCACCCCCTTGAGTAACCACGAACTCAAGATGGATGACGACGTCTATCAGGACCGCCAGGACAACACCGTAACCGTCGGCATGCGCCTGACCGAGCCGCTGCTGCCCGAAGCCACCACCCCCGAACTGGTCCTGATCTGGACCACCACCCCCTGGACCCTTCCCTCCAACCTGGCTGTGGCCGTGGGCCCGGACATCGACTACATGGTGGTGCGCGTAGCCCCGGACCTGGACTCCCCACTGGCCGGGCAGGACGTGGTCCTGGGCGAGGCCCGCCTGGACGCCTACGCCAAGGAACTCGGCGAGCAGCCCCAGGTGCTCGCCCGGCTCAAGGGCTCCGAGCTGGTGGGACGCCGCTACCACCCGATCTTCGACTACTTCGACGACGCCGCGCACCGGGCGGAGGGGGCCGCACCCGGCCCCAATGGCTGGACCATCATCGGCGGCGACTACGTTACCACCGAGGACGGCACCGGGCTGGTACACATCGCCCCCGCCTTCGGTGAGGACGACATGCTCGTCTGTCAGGAGGCTGGCATCAACCCGGTCCTGCCGGTCGACGACGGCGGCTGCTTCACCGCCGAGGTCCCTGACTACCAGGGGCTGCAGGTCTTTGAGACCAACAAGCCGATTACCGTGGACCTGCGCGACGGCAGCGGCCCGCTGGCCCGGGTGGAGGCCGCCCGCCGCGCTGTCCTGGTGCAGCAGAAGAGCTACGTGCACAGCTACCCGCACTGCTGGCGCTGCCGCCAGCCCCTGATCTACAAGGCCGTCTCCAGCTGGTTCGTGAAAGTCACCGCCATCCGCGACCGGATGGTGGAACTCAACCAGGACATCGAGTGGACCCCCGGCCACATCAAGGACGGGATTTTCGGCAACTGGCTGGCTGGGGCCCGCGACTGGTCCATCTCCCGCAACCGCTTCTGGGGCGCCCCCATCCCCGTGTGGCGCTCTGACGCCCCCGCCTACCCGCGTGAGGACGTCTACGGTTCCTTTGAGGAGCTGGAGCGGGACTTCGGGGTGGAGGCCAAGGACCTGCACCGGCCCTTCATCGACACCCTGGTGCGCCCCAACCCGGATGACCCCACGGGCCGCTCCATGATGCGCCGTATCCCCGACGTGCTGGACTGCTGGTTCGAGTCCGGGTCCATGCCCTTCGCCCAGGTGCACTACCCCTTTGAGAACGTCGAGTGGTTCGAGTCCCACAACCCGGGGGACTTTATCGTGGAGTACATCGGGCAGACCCGCGGCTGGTTCTACACGCTGCACGTGTTGGCCACCGCCCTGTTCGACCGTCCCGCCTTCCGCACCTGCGTCTCCCACGGCATCCTGCTGGGCGACGACGGCGCCAAGATGAGCAAGTCCCTGCGCAACTACCCCGACGTCAACATGGTCTTTAACCGGGACGGCGCCGACGCTATGCGCTGGTTCCTGCTGTCCAGCCCTGTGGTGCGCGGCGGGAACCTGGCGGTCAAGGATAAGGCCATCCGGGACACGGTGCGTCAGGTCCTGCTGCCGCTGTGGAACACCTGGTACTTCTTCGCGCTCTACGCGGGGCAGGCCGGTGACGGCGCGGGCTACATCACCAAGGGTGTGGACCTTGAGGATGTGAGCCTGTTTGGGCCGCGTGGCGGCCTTCATGTCATGGACCGCTACGTGTTGGCCCGCACCAAGGACCTGGCCGCCACCGTGGCCGCCCAGATGGACGCCTACGACGTCACCGGTGCCACCGCGACCATCCGCGAGTTCATGGACGTGCTGACCAACTGGTACCTGCGCACCTCCCGGTCCCGCTTCACCGACGCCGACCCCGCTGTCCACCGGTCGGCCTTCGACACCCTGGCTACGGTGCTGCGGGTGCTCACCCAGGTGATGGCTCCGCTCGCCCCGCTGGTCAGCGAGGAGATCTACCGGGGGTTGACGGGGGAGCGCTCCGTGCACCTGACCGACTGGCCGGTGTTTCCCGGGCACGTCGCGGACGCTGGCCTGGTCGCTGCCATGGATGAGGCCCGCGACGCCGTCTCCGCTGCCTTAGGGCTGCGCAAGGTGGAGAAGCTGCGGGTGCGCCAGCCCCTGCGCTCCCTGACCGTGGCCACCACCGACCCGGCGGGCCTGGCGCCCTTCCGAACGCTGATCGGTGAGGAGGTCAACGTCAAGGAGGTGCGGGTCCTGGACGCTGCCGACGCCGGTTATGAGGTCACTGAGCAGCTGGTGCTCAACCCGCGTGCCTTCACCCCTGAGGTGCGCAAGCTGACCTCCCGGCTCTTCGCCGCCGTCAAGGCCGGGGAGTGGGAGCTGACGGAGGACGGCGACGTGCGCTTCGACGGCGTGCTGCTGGAGGGCACCCCCGTGGTCCTGGAGGCTGAGGATTCAGCCTTCACCCTGGCCAGCCGCATCGACCTGGAGGACGACTCGCTGGCCGCCACCATGCTCGGCTCCGGGGCCTTCGTGGTGCTGGACACCGCCCTGGACGAGGAGCTGGAGGCGGAGGGCTGGGCCCGTGACCTGGTGCGCCTGGTCATGGACGAGCGCAAGGCCACGGGCATGCAGATAGGCGAGCCAATCCGTCTGACCTTGACCGTGCCCGTGGACAAGGAGGCCTGGACCGGCGCCTACCTGGACCTCATCAAGGCGGAGACGAGCTGTGTGGCCGCGGGTGTCGTGGCCGACCCCGCCGTCGGTGAGCCTACGGCTGAGGTCTCCCGCGCCTAAGCGCGGGCGGCGACGAGTCGGCCCGGCCCCGCCGCAGTCTCAACGGCGACAGCGGCGAGGGTCCCTCCGGTCATCACCGCAGGGACCCTCGCCGTACCCGTCTCAGCGCTTGCGCTGGTCGAAGAGGAGGAACACGACGGTCGCCATGATCAGGGTGGAGGACACTGCTCCGAGCGGTGACGAGTCGGTGCCATTCAGTGACATGACCAAGGCGATGATGCTGGTGACCAGGCCGACGATGGCGAGGATGAGGATGACCGCCCGCGCGGCGTGACCTTTCTTGGGGACGCGGTTCATAATGATCGCCGACTTATTGTGCCCAGCAGACGGGAACAGCGGCAGGGGTGACGTACACCTTGATCCCCCTTCCCCAGGAATTGCAGAGACCGTAGATGCTGCCTGTTATGACGAGCGCCGAGGCGATTGCGCTAGCGCCGACCGCGCCTATACCAGTCCAGCTTGTAAGCAGTCCAGCAATTCCGGCAACGCCGAGGGCGTCGTTGAGGAGGAATCCGTCGTCTGTTAGATATTCGTTCACGGCGGTGTATGAATCCGCAACTGACCTCTCCATTTCGGCGGCGGTCGCAGGTGCTCCCGTCTAGAGCGCCATGAGTGCGACAGGGATGAATGCAAGTGGATGTCTGTAGGAGCGGGCGCGTAGGGCCATGCTGAGCATGGTCTGATCCTTCCGGTTTGAGAAATGCTTGGTCGCAAACTCGCGCAGAGTGAACTGCGCCACTACGTTAACAGAATCTGGGAGTCAGTGGGCTTTATGAGTGAGGGGGAGGTTAGCCCTGCTGTCCGGTGGAACTGACTCCAGACAGCTGTCGTGAGCCCACCTTGAGGGGGCGTCGAGCATGAGGACGGCTACGAGCTTGGCGAGGGCACCCCCGAGGCCAGGTCGCAGCCAGACACGCTCCGCAGGCTGAAGCTGAAGCCCGACTCACCGCTGAAAGCAACCACGCCAGGTCCACCCCGGCCCTCAGGAGCACCTCAACGCTTGCGCGGCGCCGGGACCTGTGACCACATGGCCTCAAGCACCTCAATGAGCTCTCCGGCCTCCTGCTCGTCTTCGGGCAGTGGCAGGCGGAGGGCCGGTCTGGCCCCCGGGTAAGGCTCCTCCAGCGGGGCGTCCGGCACCGCCTTGCGCACGGCGGGCACGTCCTTGAGCAGCAGGCGCTCGTCGGAGAGGCCGCCGACCACCCGCTCACGCCAGTACAGGACATCCTCGCTCATCATGGCACGGGCCCGCGCCTCAGGCCCCAGCAGCTCTGTGAGCGATGCGATGGTCTGCGCCGAGGTTGCCATGCTTCTAGCGTAGCTGCGGCGTCGTTAGGCTGTGCGCGGTCCACCAACAGGGGAGAGCAGTAGATGAGCAGCGAGCACAAGCACCACGCCGACCAACCCAGCCAGCAGGCCGACGGCAACCACCCCGGTGCCGCCTTCGGCATTCCCGCGGGCGCCACCGGCGAGGAGGTCGTGGACGCCATCTTCAACCCCGCAGGCCCCGACGGCGGGGTAGACCCCGAGCTGCTGCCCTACCTGAAGGCCGCCGACTCCGAGGACAGCCTGTCCATTGCGGAGGTCCGTGAGGCCGGACGTGCCGCCGCTGAGCGCGAGCAGGAGGCGGAGGACGAGCGCCTAGCCGCCCTGCGCGAGCTCGTGGCCCACAACCTGATCCCCGGCGGGGACCTAGCCCGACTGGACGAACTCCTGGCCGAGGTGGACGCCGACGACAGCGACGACTGGAACGACTGGGAGCCCGTCCTACCGGACTCGGCTGCCTCCGCCGCCAGCAGCGCCTCAGCCCGCAGCGCCGATGAGGCTGACGACGCCACCGCCGACCACGGGCGCGGCGGGTCGGCCCACACCACCGCCCTGCTGGAGGCTCGCCGTCGCAGCGTCATCGCCCAGCGGATGCGTGAGGTGGAGGCGGAGATCCTCTCCCGGGCCCCCGAGCACCAGATCCAGCCCTCCCTGGAGCGGGTGGAAGCCGTGCTGGACATTATCGGCAACCCGGAGCATGCCTACCGCGTGGTGCACGTGACCGGCACCAACGGCAAAACCTCCACCGCCCGCATGGTCGAGCGCCTCCTGGCCACCACCGGCCTGCGCACGGGCCGCTTCACCAGCCCTCACCTGGCCACGATCCGCGAGCGCATCAGCCTGGACGGGGAGCCCATCAGTGAGGAGGGCTTTATCGCGGCCTGGGAGGACGTGGTCCCCTACATCGCCATGGTTGACCAGGACAGCCAGGCCAAGGGCGGGCCGCGCCTGAGCTTCTTTGAGGTGCTCACGGTCATGGCGCTGGCGGCCTTTGCCGACTACCCCGTGGACGTGGCGGTGATTGAGGTCGGCATGGGCGGGCGCTGGGACGCCACTAATGTGGTCGCCTCCCAGGTGGAGGTCATCACCCCGATCGGGTTGGACCACACCAGGTGGCTGGGGGACAGCCTCACCGCGATTGCCACCGAGAAGGCTGGGATCATCAAGGACGGCGCCACCCTGGTCACCGCCCGGCAGCCTGCGGAGGTGCTCGCTCCGATCACCGAGGCCGCGCAGGAACACGGTGTCATCTGGCGCCGCGAGGTGGACCCTGAACTGGAGCCGGGTACGCCTGAGGCTGGTGAGCTGGAGGTCATGGACCGTGAGATCGCCGTGGGCGGCCAGCTGGTCACCCTGCGCACGGCCGCCGGTGTTTATGAGGACGTGTTCGTCCCCCTGCACGGGGAGTACCAGGCGCATAACGCGCTGCTGGCCCTGGCCGCCGCTGAGGCCCTGTTTGGTGGTCAGTTGCTGCCCGCAAAGATCGTGGAGGAGGGCTTCGCTTCCGTGACCAGCCCCGGGCGCCTGGAGGTGGTGCGTTCCTCACCCACGGTCCTAGTGGATGCCGGACATAACCCCCACGGGGTGGCTGCCCTGCGGGAAGCGGTGGAGGAGGTCTTCGGTTTCAAGCATCTGGTGGCGGTGCTCGGGCTCATGGCGGACAAGGACCTGGAGGGGGTGCTGGCCGAGCTGGAGCCCTTCTGCGAGGCGGTGGTCTGCGTGCCCGTGGACTCGCCGCGTGCGGCCACGCCCGAGGATCTGGCAGTAGTGGCGCGGGAGGTCTTCGGGGCTGACCGGGTGCAGGTGGCTGAGAGCCTGGCTGAGGGCGTGGAGCGGGCCCAAGAGATCGCTGAGGCGCACGAAGACCCGCTGCCTGCCTCCGGTGTGCTGATCTGTGGATCAGTGGTGCTGGCTGCGGAGGCCCGGGGCCTGTTCGGTCGGGCCTGAGCGGGCAGCACGGGCCGTCGTCGCTGGGGTAGAGTCGATTGATGAGCTGCCGCAGGGGGCTTAACGCTTGGGTTCGCGGCTTGTAGCGCAGGTGCCCGCTCACCACTACTTCCATTTCTCTTCCCGGTGAGCCGTCAAATTGCTAGATTGCGGAATCGCGCCCCTGGGCGCCTGCCCTGGAATACCAACGACCTTGCCCTCTACCACCCCAGGGCCGCACGGCGCGAGAAAGGACCGCCAGCAATGACGCCGATTCCCTCCCGTACCCTCATACTCATCAAGCCTGACGCCGTACGCCGTGGTCTGACCGGCGAGGTGCTCCGCCGCTTCGAAGCGAAGGGCTACCAGATGGTGGCCCTCCGCATGGTCCAGGCCAGCAAGCAGACGCTCGCTGAGCACTACTACGAGCACGTCAACAAGTCCTTCTACCCCGGGGTTGAGGAGTACATGTCCTCCGGGCCGCTAGTAGCCCTCGTACTTGAGGGTCTGCGTGTGGTGGAAGGCGCACGCAGCCTCATGGGTACCACCGACCCAACCACCGCCGCACCAGGAACCATCCGTGGCGACCTGGGGCGCGACTGGGACGGTAAGACCATGGAGAACCTGGTGCACGGCTCCGACTCGGAGGAATCCGCTGCCCGCGAGATCCCCATCTGGTTCCCTGAGCTGGCTGGCTGACTCATGAGCAAACGGTCGGGTGCGCCACAGGGCGCACCCGACCGCTCTCGTGAGGGGTGAATCCAGTGGCTCAGGCGGAGGCCCTGCCGCCCAGCACCTCACGCAGCGGCACCCGGGCGCCGCTGCGCGTGACCGCGCGCGTGTAGATCCGCGCCGCCAACCAGATCAGTGCCGGAAGTGCCGCTACGGCGATCAGCAGCGCCAAGGCCTGCTCGGTCCAGCTAGAGATACCAAAGACCATGCGCGCAGGCATCATGAAGGGGGAAAAGAACGGCACATAAGCCAGGACGCGCCAGTACCAGGCCTGCGGATCGTGCATGATCATGAAGATCGAGGCCATGTAAGGTGCCATGCACAGGGCGATCAGGGGCATCACGGTGGCGGACACGTCCTCCTGACGGCTTACCAGCGAGCCCGCCGCACCAAACATGACCGAGAAAGACAGGAAACCCACCACCATCCACACCAGGACCAGCGCCAAGGTGGCGTCAAAGTTGATATCGACCTTGGGCAGCACATGCAGCACCTTGGCTGCGGTCATGCCAATCGCCGCCATCACGCCGTAGGACAAGATCACACCCGTACCGGTGCCAAGGATCTTTCCGGCCAGCAGGGAGGTGGGGCGCACGCAGGACAGGAGAATCTCCACGATGCGGCTGGCCTTCTCCTCCACGACCCCCATCGCGATGTACTGGCCCCCACCCATCAGGGTGATGAGCAGCATGATGTCTACCGCCGTCAACAGTCCGTAACGCACTCCAAAGTCGGCGCGGTCAGTGCTTGGCGGATCCAGGACATCCACCGCCGGGGCAGCTTCCAGCAGGGAGGCGGCCACCGTGCTGGGGTCGCCGCCCAGGGCTGAGATCGTCTCCGCCAAAGCCTGCTGCTGCAGCAGCGCCGTCAGGCCGGACAAGACTGCGGTGTCAGTCTCTTCGCAGGTGGTTACCTTGGCTTTGTCAGATTCAAACGAGAGGACCATGTCCGGCAGGTGAGTTCCTTTGGGGGCATCGCCGCACAGGTTCTCCTTGCTGGGTGCTGGCGCCTCAACCACCTCAACCGGCTTACCACTGCCGGAATGCAACTGGCTCAGTGCTGGGCTGAGCGCCGTCACCGTCTGCTGGTCCACGCCGGACAGGCCCAGGCGGTAGGGCTCATTGGCACTGCCGTTGAACCAGGCGTAGCCGATGATTCCAGCCAGCATGGCCACGAGTAGGAGGCCGTTGGCGATTAGGGAACTCTTGCGTAGCAGCTGGATACGGAATTCGCGGCCAGCTACGAGCATGATCTCACTGCTTTGGGACATGTCAGTGGAACTGGTGGTGCTCACGCGTGCTTCTCCTCGTCGTCGTTCGCCTGTGGGGCTGCCAAAGCGTCCCGGAAAATCTCTGTCAGCGGCCTGCGCACGGGGCCAAGCTCGCGCACCGTGCCAAGACGCTGGGCGGCAGCCAGCAGCACCTGCTCGTCAGGGCCTCCAGCGGTGATGGTCAGCCGACCGGTCGGGTCAGTGGTGGTTTCCAGAACTGGCAGAACCCCGGCCAGTTCGGCGAGCAGCTCGGCGGCCGGGGCTTTCTCCGCAACCGGGTACACAACCACGCGCCAGCGTTGTTCAGCCTTTTCTTGTAGCTGCTCAAGCGTCCCGTCGGCTATCAGCTTTCCCGAGCGGATAATGACTACCCGGTCGCACAGCCGCTCAACGACGTCTAACTGGTGGGAGGAGAACAAGGCGGGTACGCCTACCGCCGCGCGCTCCCGCAGCACCCCGCTCATCACGTCCACCGCCACCGGGTCCAGGCCAGAGAAGGGCTCATCCAGCACCAGCATCTCAGGGGATCCCACCAGGGCGGCGGCCAGCTGGACGCGCTGCTGGTTGCCCAGGGAGAGCTTCTGCACCTCGTCACCGGCCCGCGCTGCCACCCCTAGGCGCTCCATCCAGTCCTGGGCAGCGCTCTGGGCCGAGTTCTTGCTGATGCCATGCAGTCGGGCCAGATATCGCAGCTGCTCACCAACCTTCATCTTGGGGTAAAGGCCACGTTCCTCAGGCATGTAACCGATGCGACGGCGGAGCGTGGCATCCAGCGGTTTGCCGTTCCAGGTCACGGTGCCTTCGTCAGTAGCCAGCACGCCCATAACAATGCGCATGGTGGTTGACTTCCCCGCGCCGTTGGCGCCCACGAAGCCGACGATCTCGCCGTCCTCCAAGCGCAGGGACAGGTCGTCCAGGGCCTGCACGGTTCCAAACCGTTTGGAGAGGTGGCGGATGTCTAGCACAGCTGGCTCCTCCTGTGGAAACGAATACCGAAAGAATGATTGACATAGGCGGGAGTGTCAAGTGGACTTGTCATGTGGGTGTGGGGCCAGCCTCGCGGGCAGTGCCGCAGGTGGCATCATCCCCGGGTAGGAAACCGGGGCCCGCGCACGGGGCTATCGTGACGGCGTGCCCAGTAACCACGACGCCCCCAGGCAGGCGGGCCAAGCACGCCGCTCGCGGCTGCTGAGCGCTGCGCTGCTTGGCATCGCTGGCTTCACTGCCCTGGAGGCGCTGGCGCTGCTCGTGCCGATCCCGGCGCTGGACTACTCCCTCATGCTGGGCACCTGGGGACTGGCAAGCTGCATGCTCATCGCCCTGCTGCTACTAGTGGCCATCTGGGCCATGTACAAGTGTCCCAGTCGCGCTCGGCGTCTGGCAGCTGTGCTTGCCGCGGCCTCACTGGTGGCCACCGGCGTCGTGGCCACCGCCCAAGTCCGCCAGGCAGGGCAGCTCGGGGCCAGCATTGACTGGTGGCAGGCCACCGGCGTCGGACAGTGGGGCTCCATGCCCGATGCGGAGCCAACCTTCATGAATGACGCCCCTTCCGGGCAGAAGCTCCAGGTCGGCATCTGGCTACCCCGCGACCCGGCAACCGGAAAGGCACTCAGTGCTGAGCAGACGCGGGCCACTCATCCCGACGGCGTGCCCGTCGTCGTACTGTTACACGGTGGCGGCTGGCGCACCGGCGACCGACGCAACCCCATGACCAAGGGACAGGCCACCTGGCTCGCCCGGCAGGGCTACCTGGCCATCGCCCTGGACTACCCCCTGTCCCTACCCAACCTACCCACCTGGTGGCTGGCGGAGTCTCGCGCGGCCCTGGGCCTGGCCTGGGTAGGGCGGCACGCCGAAGCCTGGGGCGGGGACGCGCAGCGCCTAGCCCTAATGGGAGACTCTTCGGGCGGGCACCTAGCCTTAGAAATCGCCCTGCGCCAGGTGCTGGGAACCATGGAACAAATCTGTACGGAGCCGGTACCCCCGGTGCGGGCCGTGTCCCTGACCTACCCGGTGGCCGACCCCACCGGGTTCCACGACAACCCTGACCCGGTCATGGCGCCATACGTCTCCCAGCGGGCCGCCATGTACGTGGGTGGCAGCCCCCGCCAGAAGCCGCAGCGCTACCTCGAAATCAGCCCCCTCGCCAAGGCTCAGGCACTGCGAGAGCAAGGACTGGGGGCGCAGATGCCGCCAGTGCTCATGGTCCACGGCGCACGTGACCATGTGGTGCCGGTGGTCGGCAGCGAGCAGCTGCACCAGGAGCTGGTGCAGGCCGGGGCGCGCAGCCAGCTGGTGGTGGTGCCCTACGCCGACCACATCTTTGACCTCAACCCCGGCTCCCTGCCCTCCCAGCTGTGGCGCCACCTCACCCTGGAGCTGCTGGACAGCGCCGGGATGGGGCGGTGAGGTGCCCGCCCCGCAGCGCCACCTCGTAAGCCCTTCGACGACTGGTGCCTCAGACCGCGGGGCGGGCGGAATCCATAAGTGCCGCATTACTCCGTAGCAAGTGCCTCTGTGGAGTCGAGTTCAGTCGGCCGCTCAAGTATGGTGGAGGTTGTCAGACCTCCTTGCTCTAGCAAGCAATTGGCAAAGATGCCCATTGCCGTCTCACCTATGGAAGTCACATATGAGATCCCCACAGTATCCCCGCAGAGCCTCCCGGCCTGTCCACCACCCCCTGCACGTCCTGAGCGCGCTGGCACTAGCCG belongs to Actinomyces trachealis and includes:
- a CDS encoding ABC transporter ATP-binding protein, producing MLDIRHLSKRFGTVQALDDLSLRLEDGEIVGFVGANGAGKSTTMRIVMGVLATDEGTVTWNGKPLDATLRRRIGYMPEERGLYPKMKVGEQLRYLARLHGISKNSAQSAAQDWMERLGVAARAGDEVQKLSLGNQQRVQLAAALVGSPEMLVLDEPFSGLDPVAVDVMSGVLRERAAVGVPALFSSHQLDVVERLCDRVVIIRSGKLIADGTLEQLQEKAEQRWRVVVYPVAEKAPAAELLAELAGVLPVLETTTDPTGRLTITAGGPDEQVLLAAAQRLGTVRELGPVRRPLTEIFRDALAAPQANDDEEKHA
- the ndk gene encoding nucleoside-diphosphate kinase; its protein translation is MTPIPSRTLILIKPDAVRRGLTGEVLRRFEAKGYQMVALRMVQASKQTLAEHYYEHVNKSFYPGVEEYMSSGPLVALVLEGLRVVEGARSLMGTTDPTTAAPGTIRGDLGRDWDGKTMENLVHGSDSEESAAREIPIWFPELAG
- a CDS encoding ABC transporter permease; this translates as MSTTSSTDMSQSSEIMLVAGREFRIQLLRKSSLIANGLLLVAMLAGIIGYAWFNGSANEPYRLGLSGVDQQTVTALSPALSQLHSGSGKPVEVVEAPAPSKENLCGDAPKGTHLPDMVLSFESDKAKVTTCEETDTAVLSGLTALLQQQALAETISALGGDPSTVAASLLEAAPAVDVLDPPSTDRADFGVRYGLLTAVDIMLLITLMGGGQYIAMGVVEEKASRIVEILLSCVRPTSLLAGKILGTGTGVILSYGVMAAIGMTAAKVLHVLPKVDINFDATLALVLVWMVVGFLSFSVMFGAAGSLVSRQEDVSATVMPLIALCMAPYMASIFMIMHDPQAWYWRVLAYVPFFSPFMMPARMVFGISSWTEQALALLIAVAALPALIWLAARIYTRAVTRSGARVPLREVLGGRASA
- a CDS encoding alpha/beta hydrolase encodes the protein MPSNHDAPRQAGQARRSRLLSAALLGIAGFTALEALALLVPIPALDYSLMLGTWGLASCMLIALLLLVAIWAMYKCPSRARRLAAVLAAASLVATGVVATAQVRQAGQLGASIDWWQATGVGQWGSMPDAEPTFMNDAPSGQKLQVGIWLPRDPATGKALSAEQTRATHPDGVPVVVLLHGGGWRTGDRRNPMTKGQATWLARQGYLAIALDYPLSLPNLPTWWLAESRAALGLAWVGRHAEAWGGDAQRLALMGDSSGGHLALEIALRQVLGTMEQICTEPVPPVRAVSLTYPVADPTGFHDNPDPVMAPYVSQRAAMYVGGSPRQKPQRYLEISPLAKAQALREQGLGAQMPPVLMVHGARDHVVPVVGSEQLHQELVQAGARSQLVVVPYADHIFDLNPGSLPSQLWRHLTLELLDSAGMGR
- the ileS gene encoding isoleucine--tRNA ligase, with the translated sequence MADTTDNTPGTHTGASFYPLHRPGQQVDPAPSFPAIEEEILAYWKADSTFQASIDARPAHNPDGTPNEFVFYDGPPFANGLPHYGHLLTGYVKDAVGRYQTQQGRRVERRFGWDTHGLPAELEAQRLLGIEDVSEITRPGGIGIGAFNEECCTSVLRYTKEWEDYVTRQARWVDFEGDYKTLDPDYMESVIWAFKTLYDKGLAYQGYRVLPYCWHDRTPLSNHELKMDDDVYQDRQDNTVTVGMRLTEPLLPEATTPELVLIWTTTPWTLPSNLAVAVGPDIDYMVVRVAPDLDSPLAGQDVVLGEARLDAYAKELGEQPQVLARLKGSELVGRRYHPIFDYFDDAAHRAEGAAPGPNGWTIIGGDYVTTEDGTGLVHIAPAFGEDDMLVCQEAGINPVLPVDDGGCFTAEVPDYQGLQVFETNKPITVDLRDGSGPLARVEAARRAVLVQQKSYVHSYPHCWRCRQPLIYKAVSSWFVKVTAIRDRMVELNQDIEWTPGHIKDGIFGNWLAGARDWSISRNRFWGAPIPVWRSDAPAYPREDVYGSFEELERDFGVEAKDLHRPFIDTLVRPNPDDPTGRSMMRRIPDVLDCWFESGSMPFAQVHYPFENVEWFESHNPGDFIVEYIGQTRGWFYTLHVLATALFDRPAFRTCVSHGILLGDDGAKMSKSLRNYPDVNMVFNRDGADAMRWFLLSSPVVRGGNLAVKDKAIRDTVRQVLLPLWNTWYFFALYAGQAGDGAGYITKGVDLEDVSLFGPRGGLHVMDRYVLARTKDLAATVAAQMDAYDVTGATATIREFMDVLTNWYLRTSRSRFTDADPAVHRSAFDTLATVLRVLTQVMAPLAPLVSEEIYRGLTGERSVHLTDWPVFPGHVADAGLVAAMDEARDAVSAALGLRKVEKLRVRQPLRSLTVATTDPAGLAPFRTLIGEEVNVKEVRVLDAADAGYEVTEQLVLNPRAFTPEVRKLTSRLFAAVKAGEWELTEDGDVRFDGVLLEGTPVVLEAEDSAFTLASRIDLEDDSLAATMLGSGAFVVLDTALDEELEAEGWARDLVRLVMDERKATGMQIGEPIRLTLTVPVDKEAWTGAYLDLIKAETSCVAAGVVADPAVGEPTAEVSRA
- a CDS encoding bifunctional folylpolyglutamate synthase/dihydrofolate synthase, with translation MSSEHKHHADQPSQQADGNHPGAAFGIPAGATGEEVVDAIFNPAGPDGGVDPELLPYLKAADSEDSLSIAEVREAGRAAAEREQEAEDERLAALRELVAHNLIPGGDLARLDELLAEVDADDSDDWNDWEPVLPDSAASAASSASARSADEADDATADHGRGGSAHTTALLEARRRSVIAQRMREVEAEILSRAPEHQIQPSLERVEAVLDIIGNPEHAYRVVHVTGTNGKTSTARMVERLLATTGLRTGRFTSPHLATIRERISLDGEPISEEGFIAAWEDVVPYIAMVDQDSQAKGGPRLSFFEVLTVMALAAFADYPVDVAVIEVGMGGRWDATNVVASQVEVITPIGLDHTRWLGDSLTAIATEKAGIIKDGATLVTARQPAEVLAPITEAAQEHGVIWRREVDPELEPGTPEAGELEVMDREIAVGGQLVTLRTAAGVYEDVFVPLHGEYQAHNALLALAAAEALFGGQLLPAKIVEEGFASVTSPGRLEVVRSSPTVLVDAGHNPHGVAALREAVEEVFGFKHLVAVLGLMADKDLEGVLAELEPFCEAVVCVPVDSPRAATPEDLAVVAREVFGADRVQVAESLAEGVERAQEIAEAHEDPLPASGVLICGSVVLAAEARGLFGRA